Sequence from the Thermoplasmata archaeon genome:
ACGTCCGCCCCGGTCACCGAGATGCGCCTGACGGTCCTGCCGACCCTTCCCGAGATCGACCTGGCCGCCGAGATCGACGAACTGGGGCCGGACGCGGTGCGCGCGGCCCTCGTCCGGAGCGAGGCCGCCGAGGGTCGCACCGCCCGCTTCCGACCGCGCTGTCGGCAGGAGCGCGAACGGCTCGCCCGATTCGCCCGGACCTCGGAGGAGATCGTGGGCGCCATCGACCCGAGCCTGCTGCCCAGCTACGGGGCACCGATCGCCGGCGCGCTCGCCGAGCTCGAACCGGAGGATCGCGCCCTGCTCGCGCGGTTCGAGCGCATGCGCGCCCAGGCCGTCGCGGAGTACGATCGCGGCACGCCCGCGCTCGCGCATCGCCGGCTGTTCCGGTTCCTCGAGAACGATCTCGACGTCTACCGCGAGTGGACCGCCGGCCGCCTCGCGCCATCGGCGACCGCCCTGTCCAAGCGGGGTGCGCAGCGGACCCTCCTCTACATCGTCGCGCAGTCGAGCCTGCTGCTCGCGCCGATCGCCCCCCACACGGCGGAGTCGATCCACGCGCGGCTCGCTCCCCGGCGGGCGAGCGTCTTCGCCGAGACCGTGGCCCCGGCGGACCGCGCGCTGCTGGACGAGGAGCGGGCGAAGGCGTGGGACCGGTGGCGATCAGTCCTCGGGGCGCTCGATCGCTTCCGGCGCGCGCACGGGATCGCCCCGGAGGCGCTCCTCCCGTCCGCCGTCCTCGTGCTTCCCACCGACCCCATCGCCGAGGCGTATCGGGCCGAGGCGCCGATCCTCGAGCGGATGGGCCGGCTCGGCAAGATCGAGGTCGCCTCCCCCTCCTCACCGTGGACCGGCCGGCGTCGGTTGCTCAAGCCGGTCGAATCGGAGATCCAGCGCGTGTACGGTGCGCGGGGGGCGCAGCTGATCCACCTGCTCCGGCGGATGCCCGAGCGCAAGTGGACCGATGGCAGCGCCTCGGGTTTCTCGGTCCAGATCAGCGGCCAGCCCACGCAGGTCCTTCCCTCGATGGTCGACTGGGTCGACGTGCTGCCCGAGCACGTGCGGCCGGTGCGCTGGAACGACGGCGAGCTCTACGTCGAGGCTCCCACGACCACCCCGCTGCCCGCACCGGGTCCCCCCCCGCTGTCATCCGACGCGTTCCGGCTGGTGGAGCGCCTCGCAGGCCGCGCCCGGGCGTCCCGGGCCGAGCGCTCGACACCCCCCGTGGCCCTCGTCGTGGCACGCGAGCCGTTGTCGAAGGAGCTCGCGGCAGAGGCGGTCACGATCGCGGGCTACCTGGGTCTGGCCGAGCTGCGGTTGGTCGCCTCCGATCGCGAGTTCCCGCCCGGACGCCGGGAGTCCGGCCGCGACAGCGAGGGAGTGGGGTGGTCGTTCCATCTCTCGGGCGACGCGGCGCGACCCCGCGCGCGCCGGCGCGCGCCGTCGGGGGAGAAGGGCGCCCGCGTCCGACCGGCGTTCCTTCCGAGCTCGTTCGCTCCCGCGGCGATCGACTACTCGAGCGAGGAGTTCCTCGCCCAGGAGGCGGCGATCCGGGCGTTCGGCGCGGAAGTCGACCAGATCATGGGCGGAGCCCTGATCGGACCCTCGAAGCTGCGCGGCGCCTGGCAGGCCGGGCTGCACGGCGTCGAGGATCTCCGCCACGCCCCGTGGGAGACCCTGGTGGGGCTGCCCGGCTTCGGCGAGCCGGTCGCCGCGAGCCTGGTCGAGCACCTCGGGGGCACCGTGCCTCCGCGCGCGCCGCGCGCCCGTCGCGCCGCCGTTGCTCGGACCCGACCCGAGCTCCCTACCGACGTTCCGCTCGCCTCTCCCGATCCGGCCCGGAACGCTCCTCCACCGCTACCAGAACGAGAGCCACCCATGGTCCCGTTCGGCTCCGTCGCCGTGGCGCCGCCGGCGATCGTGACCCCGGCGCCGAAGGTACCGGAGCGGATCGAGCCCCGCCCGCCCGCGCTTTCGGCACCGCCGCCGGAGGCCGCGCTGCCGGCCGGACCGGCCGACGCTTCGCTGGAGTTCGCTCTGCCACCCCCGGAGGAGGTGGCCGCCCTACCCGGTCCCGAGGAGATCTCGGGGCGGCCGGCCGGCGATACCGGAGCAGTACCTCTCGGGCCCGCGTCGCCTCCGGAGGGGTGGCCGGCGACTCCACCTCCCGCGCCCGCCGACGCGCTGGCGCCCGTCACGGCGACCGGATCCGATATCTCCGTGGCGCCAGAGCCCGAAGCCTCGCCTGTGGAGCTCGCCCCGGGAACGAGCGCGGTCGTGCCGGGGTCAGAACCGATGCCCGAGCCGTCGTCCGATGGGCTAGCACCGGCGGGAGAGGCCGTGACGCCGTCCGAACCGACGGGCCCGCCGCTCTCGCCCGGGGCTGGGCCGACGGGCTCCCCCGACCACGACGCAGACCCCGAGGCGGCTCCGGAACCGCCGAGCCCGGTGCCCGTCACCGGGGCACCGGAGCCGTTGCCCGTCGCGGCCGCGCCCGAGGTGACGGTCCCTTCCGCGCCCCCGCCCCTGTCGCCCGGCCCGAGCCCGGAGCCGCGAACCGGCCCGATCCCTCCGCCGCCACCCGTGCCGACCGGCGAGGCGACCCTGCCGCCGGACATCTTCGACACCGGTTCGGTCCCCCTCGCGCCCGTGGTCCCCACGCCGACGGGGGGTGTCGAGCTCGATGTCGGCGTGAGCTACTTCCCGTCGCTGGAGCGATTCCTCGACGCGTCCGCGGCCGGGCACCTCGGGATCTGCGTGGTCCGGGACTCTCCGGAGCGCGTGCGGGCCTACGCCGGCTCGCGCCCGGTCGAGATCCGCTGGCTGACGAACATCGGGCGCGGGGCGACGCTGAAGCCGACCGACCTCGAGGGGTTCTCGGCCTTCCTCTCCCACGCGGTCAGCCAGGGCCGGGCGACCGTGTTCTTCCTGGAGGGCGTCGAGTACCTGGTGCGATTGCATGGCCTCGAGCGCGTGGTCGCGGTGCTCACCGCGTTCGACGCGCTCGCGCGCGAGCACGCCGCCCGCGTCTGGGTCCACCTGAATCCCCGCTTGCTCTCGGCCGCGGAGCTGGAGCGGTTCACCGTGGCGCTCTCCCCGACCGGTGCGTCCGGTTAGACGGGCGGGCCGCGGAGGACTGGGCCTCCGCTGGCAAAGGTAGATATCCCACAACACGGGTGGCGCGCGCCATGGCGGAGCCCTCGGGGCGTCGGCGCTGGCCCGGTGGCCGCATCGCGCTCGCCAGCGCCCTGGTCGCGCTGCTGGCCGTGTCGATCGTGCTTCCGGCCGCGAGCGTCGCGGCCCCCGCCCGCGCGCCGGTCGCGGTCGCCCGACCTTACGCGGACCCGGCGATCACCGCGCGGGTAACCTGGAACGGGGCCGACGTCGCGAACTACTCCGCGCCGACGGCCGCTGCGAGCATCTCCTTCGGACAGACCGTCGACGTGCACTACACCTGGAGCTCGTCGGCGCTGGCGGGCGCGCCGATGTACGAGATCACGGACGCCCGGCTGCAGATCTACTACTTCGGCTTCGCGCTCGCCACCCGCGACATCCTCGACTCGGTCGCCGTTCCCGCGACGTCCGGTTCGTTCGACATGAACTGGTCGACCGGCTCGCTCCAGTACATCCTGGAGGGGAGCTACGAGCTCACGGCGAGCCTGCTCGCCTCGAACGGTACGACCATGTTCAGCGAGTCGTTCTGGGTGCTGGTCGCGGCGCCGTTCTACGTCGGCGCCCTGCTACCGATCGTTCTGATCCTGATCATCATCTACGAGATCTACGGCATCGCGACGGTCGGCAAGCAGGCCGCGCTCGGTCGCCCTCCGAAGGGTCCTGCCGAGGCGCCCGCTCCGGCCGAGCCCGCCCCGGCGCCCGAGGAGGCTCCGCCGCCGACCGACGTTAGCCCGCCACCCACCGGGGGCCCGTGAGCGCGACCGGCTCGGGTGCGGCCGCGGGCGTCGTCCTCGGCATCTGCTCGGTCCTGCTCGCCCAGCAGCTCGGGCTGCTCGGCCTCAGCGTGCTCCTGACGGCGATTCTGTACCTGGTCATCGCCGGTGTGATCGGCGGCGTCATCTTCGCCGGCCTGGGATGGGCGCTGGGACGCCGCTACCTGGAGCGTCACCCGGCCGGCCCGGACTGACTCGGTCCGACGAGTCGCCCGCGGGGTGGCCGCCGCACGCAACGCACGTTTCGCCCCGCGGGGCCCCGAGGATTCCGAGGGTGACCTTTAAACGGGGGTGCCGCCACTCAAATACGCGTGAGCGAGGTCCTTCGGGGCCCCCCGCCGGTTCCGCGGCCCGATCGCCGCGCGCGGTGCGCGCGGCGGTGGCACCGCCGAGGCTCGGCCTGAACCATGGCGTCCTCGGATCCGGGTCCCTTCGGTGGGCCGCTCGGCGCAACGCCAACCGAGGCGCCCCCGCCCCCTCCGCCTCCACCGCCGCCGCCGGCGGAGGTCCCCCCCGCGCCCCCGACGCTGTCCGTCCCGCTCGGGCCCCGGTGGTGGACGCAGGCGACGCGGATGGATCGCCTCATCCTGCTCGGATTTCTCGCGGCGGTCGCGCTCGGGATCGCCGCCCTGGCCCTCCCCTGGTGGCAGTTCGCGGCCTCGCAGGGCGGCCACACCGACACCTGGCTGTTCCCGCTCGGCGGATCGTACTCGATCAACTGCATGGGCGCCTCCTGCGGCGGCTTCACCAGTGGCGCGAACCCCTACTCCGCGCTCGGCGGGGCGATCGCGCCCCTCTACGATCTGGTCGCCGGGGTGGCGATCATCGCCGTCATCCTCAGCGGTCTCGCGGCGCTTCTGGTCGCCTTCGCCGTCTTCGGCCGCCGCGACGGGGCGGTCTTCTATTCGCGCTGGGTGCCCCGGTTCGGCCTCCTCGCGGCGATCCTGCTGATCGGCATCACCGCCACCCTCGCGGTGGTCCAGCCGGCCGCGTTCGGCAGCGGGGATTCGTTCGTCGGCACGACGGCCGGCGGCTCGAGCCCCGCGACCTCGTTCTGGGGTGCGGGTCCGTCGTCCCTGTGGGGACCCAGCGCCGGTTGGTACTGCGGGCTCGTCGGAGGCGGTGCGGTCGCGCTGTTCACGTTCATCGTGCGCCCGCTCGCCCGGAGCGCGCCGGCGACCGGGCGGCCGCGGCGCGCCCGCGCGGTGGTGCCGTCGCGGGGCCGGGCGACCCTGACGCCGCCGGTCTACGCTCCCACGATCCGGACGAGCGCCTCCTCCTCGTCGAACGGCAACGGCTACACCGCCCCGCCGTCGCCGAACCCCGCGGCACGCGCCCCGGTCCCGGTGCCGGTCGTGAAGACCCAGACGAGCGCGTCCGTCGCCTGTCCGTCGTGCGGCTTCCAGAACTCCGCCCGCGCGAAGATCTGCTCGTACTGCCAGCGACCGATGCACGAGGCGAGCGTGCCGGTCGCGCCGAGTTCCACCGGCGGCTAGCGCCCCGGCTCGGCGCTCCGCCCCCGTCGATCGATCCACGCGCGCACGTGCGCCTCGAGCTCGCCGAGCGGGACTGCCCCGCTGAGCAGTACCACGTCGTGGAACGCCCGCTCGTCGAACGCCGGGCCGAGGGCCCGTTCCGCGAGCGTGCGCAGCTCGCGGATCTTGAGCTGGCCGATCTTGTAGGCGAGCGCCTGGCCGGGGATCACGATGTAGCGGTCGACCTCGACCTGGACGTCGAGGTCGGCCATGCCCGTGTTCTCGCGGAAGAAGTCGATCGCCCGCTCGCGGCTCCAGCCGAGCGCGTGCATCCCCGTGTCGACGACCAGTCGGATCGAGCGCCACATGTCGAAGTCGAGCGACCCGAAGCGGGAGTACGGGTCCTGGTAGAGACCGAGCTCGCTCCCGAGGCTCTCGGCGTAGAGCCCCCACCCCTCGACGAACGCCGTCTCGCCGGAGTGCTTGCGAAACTCCGGGACGTTCTCGAGCTCCGCGGCGAGCGCGATCTGCAGGTGATGTCCCGGGACCGCCTCGTGGAGCGTCAGCGCCTCCATCCGCCAGGTCTGCCGCGAAGGGAGATCGTAGGTGTTCGCGTAGAACATGCCGGCGCGTCCCGACTCGGGCGCGCCCGGTTGGTAGTAGGCCCCGGGACTGCTGGGGGCCGAGAAGTCCGGGATCGCTGCCACGCCGTAGGGCAGGCGCGGCAGCCGGCCGAAGTGCGGCGCGAGCTCGGGATCGATCCGCTTGGCGACCACGCGGAACCGATCGAGGAGATCCCCCGCGCTGGACGCGTGGAACCGGACGTCCGTCCGCAGGAATCGGTAGAACTCGCCGAAGCTCCCGGGGAACCCCGTCGACTGGATCAGCGCCTCCATCTCGGCGCGCACCCGCCGCACCTCCCGCAGGCCGATCTCGTGGATCTGCTCGGGCGTGAGCTCCGTGGTCGTGGTCCAGCGGACGTGGTGCTCGTACATCGCCCTCCCGTTCGGCAACGCGGACAGCCCCACCGTCTCGCGCGCCGCCGGGACATAGTCGCGAACGAGGTACTCGTGGAGCCGCACGAACGCAGGACGGACGCCCTCGGCGTACGCCCGACGCGCCTCCTCGGTTAGGCGGCGCTGCTCGGCGTCGGGCACTCCGGGTCCGAGGTTCTTGAACGGCTCGAAGATCGCGCTCTGCGTCGGGTCCTCGGGCACGAGCGACGCGACCTGGTCGGGCAGGCCTCGGATCCCAGCCCGCGAGGGCATCATCCCGGCCCGCCGCCCCTCCTCGAGGAGACGGTGGTTCTGTTCGACCGCCGCCGGCAGCCCCTTCATGCGCGCGACGATCGCCTCCACGTCGGCGACGGTCGAGCGCGGGGCGATCGGGAACAGCTGGCCCGCGGACAGGTGGAGGCCGTCCATCTGGTTGAGCGGCATCCATAGGCTGTGGGGCCATCCGAAGTGGTACGGCATCGGATCGTCGCCGAATCCGACGCCGATGGCGGCGAGGTCGAGGAGTCGGCGGTAGAGATGGAAGTTCGTCCGCTCGCTCGGGCCGAGCGATTCGGCGCGGAACTCGCCGAGCCGGGCCGTGCTCGTCGTGAGGTGGAGCTTGCGCTGCGCGATCCCTTCGGGCGAGTCGTCGGTCCAGCGGTCGTTCTGCCCCGGGAAACCGACGACGGTCGCGATCTCGGGGACCTCGACCATCCACTGCCGCCAGTCGTCCGCGAGGTACGCGCGGAACCGCTCGTTCGCGTCGCCCGCCGCCCCGCTCGAAGGTCCGATGGCCATCTACCGACCGCCCCGATCGCGCCGTAGCCGGGACCCTCTTAAGAACCCTGACCGCGGCGCGTGCCGTCGTGATCGGCCCGCTTCGGCGGGGCCGTTCCGAAAAGCGGGTGCGTATGCCTGCGGCGCGACGGTGCGCCGGCGGGCGAGGCAACGAGGTACTCACCCACGAGGACTCCCCGACGCTCCGCAAGTCCTCGACCGCACGCTCGACGTCCGCGCGCTACGCGTTCAGAGTGCTCACCTCCCGGCACGCGTCCCGCTCGAAGGGACCGCCCGCGGCGAATCGGAGGTGCGAGCCCCGGCCGCGCGGCGCGGGGGTCAGTCGCCGGAGAGCCCTGGGCGCGGTGTGACGGTGCCGGAGCCTCATCGTGACAGCGGCATCCCCGTCGGGATCCGCCAGCTCCGTCGGAGAACACGACGGGGTAACGGGGGCGGGTCTTGTTGAAGCGGCCGGGGCCGCTGCGGCGCCCGGCCCATCGACCGAACGACGCGAGCCGTGCCCCCGGGCGGCCCATCACCTCGAGGGTGCGCCCGCCGTGTCGCGGCCGAGCCGGTTGATCGCCCGGGTGTCGACGATCGGACCGGGCACTCCCCCGCGGGCCACGGCGATCATGGCCCGGCCCACCCGGTCGGTCGTCGTGGTCGAGCCCGGTGCGACCCGAAGGAGCAGGGGCAAGAACGGCCACAGGATCGCGTAGACGATGCGGTAGGCGAGCGTGTTCGAGTGGATGCCGTGGCGGGGTTGGATCGCTCCCGGCCGGAAGAAGTAGACCGCTCGGAACGGAAGCCGAGCGAGCGCGTTCTCCGTCCGTCCCTTCACCCGGGCCCAGACCCGCGGACCGCGCTCGCTGCTGTCGGTGCCGGCGCCCGAGACGTAGACGAACGTCAGCCGGCCCGGATTCCAGCCCGCGAGCGTGGAGGCGACCGCGAGGGTCAGGTCGTAGGTGGTGCGCGTGTACTCCGCTTCGCTCTTACCGAGCACCGAGACGCCGAGGCAGAAGAAGCACGCATCCAGCCCCGTGAGCGGCCCGACGAGGCCGCTGAGATCCGCCACCGAGGGTCGCACGAGCTCCGCGAGTTTCGGGTCGGCGACGCCGGTCGCGCGACGAACGACCGTGACCACGGCGCTCACCGACGGGTCGAGCAGGCACTCGCGGAGCACGCCGCGCCCCACCATGCCGGTGGCGCCGAATACGACGACCTTCACGGCGCGCTCCGTTCAGCCTCGGCGCCGGGGTCGCCCTCGCGCGAGCCGGATCCAGGTCATCTCGGGCGGTTCAATGTCGTCCTGCCACAACGCCCCGATGATCTCCCCGAGGTGGTGGGCCTGCTCGAAGGTCGCCTGGAGCACGGCGTCCGAGACGACGTAGCGTCCGGGCATCCAGAAGACGTGGATCGGGCGGGTCATCCCCCGCGCGGTGAGCCGACGTCGGAACGCATCCACCGTCGCCCAGACCCGCCGGTCGTAGCGGCCAAACCCGCGCCAGTCCCGGGGGCGTCGCCGGCGGTCGGCGAAGAGCGCCTCCAGCTCCGGATCCGAGGCGCGGCCGAGGGCGATGTACCCGAACCAGACCTCGTGGACGTTCAGGATATGGACGAGGGTGTCGAACAGCGACTGGTGGCCGATCTCGCGGTGGCGGCGCGCCGCGCGCAGCGGAAGTCGGCGCACGCGCCGGACGAAGCGACGGAACACGCGGGCATCGTACTCGAGCAGCTCCCGAGCCTGGGCCGGCGACAGAACCGGGGCCGGTCTCGGCGGGACCCGGGCCATGGACTCGGCAGCCCGTGGTCGCATGAAGGCCTTGCGCCCCGGAGCACCGGCCGAGCGCGCGTCACGGAGGATTAAAGTACGCTCGGCTCGACAATCGTAATCGTGGCACCGGTCCCCACCGAGACCGCGACGTCCGAGCCGGCGGACCCGGAGGCCCGCTCGTCCCCGTCCGAGAACGGGTCCGCCGGCACGAGCGGCGGGATGCGCCGAAGCCGGATCCTGGGTCTCATGCTCGTGCTCGTCGCGATCGTCTTGATCGTGGCCGGTTCGCTGTTCGTGACGGGCGTGATCCGCTGGCCGAGCAGCGGACCACCGGCACCGGGTCCGGCGTTCGATATGGTGGCCTTCAACGTCAGCTACACGGGCAGCTCGGCGCTGTGCACGGTCAACGAGACCGGCGGGGTGGCGTCGTGTGCCCCCAACGGCAGCGACGTATGTCGCTGGTACGCTGCGGACTGCCCGAGCGACCTCGACGCCGGCACGACCTACGCCGTCGGGCCCAACCTTGGGGTGGGCGTGGCCGCGCTCATCGAGGGCTCCACGAACTGCAGCGCGCGCTACGCGATCACCGGCGTGACCTCCTCGCAGGAGGCGTTCCGCCTGGTCTCCGTGGTCGCCTCGAACTCGAACTCGGGGCCGCCGTTCTATGTCGGCAACGACTCGAGCCCGACGGGCGGTTGCTTGCAGGCGATCGTCCTGGTCCTCGAGTTCGCGGTCGTCGATATCGGGCCGATCGCGCAAGGATTCAACGTGACCGTCGCGGCCGCGCAGGTCCTCTGATCTGACGCGATCGCGGCGGCCGATGGGGCAGCCCGCGGTGGCTCTCCACAACGGTTAATGCCCGGAACCTCCCCTGTTTCTCGGTAGGGAGCGGGATCGCGCCCTACCCATGGCGGACAGCTCGGACGCCGACGATATCCTGCGCGAGCGCGAACGGCGACGCGCGCTCGAACGCGATCGGATCGAGGAGGCCCGGCGTGCGCGTCGGGCGGACCTCACGCGGCTCGGCCACCCGGGGGCGGCGATCGGGCCCGAGACGGACCCAGACGACGGCGAGGTGCCCCGCGTCGTGATCGCCCCGGCCGGGGTCGCGCCGGCGGGGTCGACCGCCTCCCGCCCCATCGGGGCGGGCGTCCTGCCGCCCTCGG
This genomic interval carries:
- a CDS encoding class I tRNA ligase family protein, which gives rise to MLPSSVRSDPTAVREARALWQREHFPPANAILGGTDGPIVHGLEGAFAPQEAGVLAVQRALASDVDARALALLGRRARGLLRREDSGPPRADLPLESLLERLGVWVGGSDGRPFDAAPRTAGIQAIAGRLARLGALAVRDVALRVCPACALVRDPERIVYEEEAGDTLLVRFPFTSGDRTVNALVWADSAWRLLGTSALLVHPDRPYVIARFRRRGDEELIFAARSSLDRIRAWLPGAEIEVLDEQPGRHWEGTPYVHPLRHEFPLGGGLEPPAGTILSIAEVTDTGTGVVPLVPGHGGTDAGIAERLGVPGWPLITPKGRFDIMLVHKYAGLELESGDEFVARDLAEDGSIFARLRVRRGVPHCARCGTGLVWAPGRAWCLEPSRLPAASRALYRSLLPNDRPIERIETVPWPVSEPARSEDPAAIRLLECGSCDRLDAPDGAGERCVCGGRRRPVARRLLPAFEAAAAAWSALDPLPRSDSVRLYLNDRRRAPALVHQLAAMSGTSAPVTEMRLTVLPTLPEIDLAAEIDELGPDAVRAALVRSEAAEGRTARFRPRCRQERERLARFARTSEEIVGAIDPSLLPSYGAPIAGALAELEPEDRALLARFERMRAQAVAEYDRGTPALAHRRLFRFLENDLDVYREWTAGRLAPSATALSKRGAQRTLLYIVAQSSLLLAPIAPHTAESIHARLAPRRASVFAETVAPADRALLDEERAKAWDRWRSVLGALDRFRRAHGIAPEALLPSAVLVLPTDPIAEAYRAEAPILERMGRLGKIEVASPSSPWTGRRRLLKPVESEIQRVYGARGAQLIHLLRRMPERKWTDGSASGFSVQISGQPTQVLPSMVDWVDVLPEHVRPVRWNDGELYVEAPTTTPLPAPGPPPLSSDAFRLVERLAGRARASRAERSTPPVALVVAREPLSKELAAEAVTIAGYLGLAELRLVASDREFPPGRRESGRDSEGVGWSFHLSGDAARPRARRRAPSGEKGARVRPAFLPSSFAPAAIDYSSEEFLAQEAAIRAFGAEVDQIMGGALIGPSKLRGAWQAGLHGVEDLRHAPWETLVGLPGFGEPVAASLVEHLGGTVPPRAPRARRAAVARTRPELPTDVPLASPDPARNAPPPLPEREPPMVPFGSVAVAPPAIVTPAPKVPERIEPRPPALSAPPPEAALPAGPADASLEFALPPPEEVAALPGPEEISGRPAGDTGAVPLGPASPPEGWPATPPPAPADALAPVTATGSDISVAPEPEASPVELAPGTSAVVPGSEPMPEPSSDGLAPAGEAVTPSEPTGPPLSPGAGPTGSPDHDADPEAAPEPPSPVPVTGAPEPLPVAAAPEVTVPSAPPPLSPGPSPEPRTGPIPPPPPVPTGEATLPPDIFDTGSVPLAPVVPTPTGGVELDVGVSYFPSLERFLDASAAGHLGICVVRDSPERVRAYAGSRPVEIRWLTNIGRGATLKPTDLEGFSAFLSHAVSQGRATVFFLEGVEYLVRLHGLERVVAVLTAFDALAREHAARVWVHLNPRLLSAAELERFTVALSPTGASG
- a CDS encoding zinc finger Ran-binding domain-containing protein → MDRLILLGFLAAVALGIAALALPWWQFAASQGGHTDTWLFPLGGSYSINCMGASCGGFTSGANPYSALGGAIAPLYDLVAGVAIIAVILSGLAALLVAFAVFGRRDGAVFYSRWVPRFGLLAAILLIGITATLAVVQPAAFGSGDSFVGTTAGGSSPATSFWGAGPSSLWGPSAGWYCGLVGGGAVALFTFIVRPLARSAPATGRPRRARAVVPSRGRATLTPPVYAPTIRTSASSSSNGNGYTAPPSPNPAARAPVPVPVVKTQTSASVACPSCGFQNSARAKICSYCQRPMHEASVPVAPSSTGG
- a CDS encoding DUF885 domain-containing protein — translated: MAIGPSSGAAGDANERFRAYLADDWRQWMVEVPEIATVVGFPGQNDRWTDDSPEGIAQRKLHLTTSTARLGEFRAESLGPSERTNFHLYRRLLDLAAIGVGFGDDPMPYHFGWPHSLWMPLNQMDGLHLSAGQLFPIAPRSTVADVEAIVARMKGLPAAVEQNHRLLEEGRRAGMMPSRAGIRGLPDQVASLVPEDPTQSAIFEPFKNLGPGVPDAEQRRLTEEARRAYAEGVRPAFVRLHEYLVRDYVPAARETVGLSALPNGRAMYEHHVRWTTTTELTPEQIHEIGLREVRRVRAEMEALIQSTGFPGSFGEFYRFLRTDVRFHASSAGDLLDRFRVVAKRIDPELAPHFGRLPRLPYGVAAIPDFSAPSSPGAYYQPGAPESGRAGMFYANTYDLPSRQTWRMEALTLHEAVPGHHLQIALAAELENVPEFRKHSGETAFVEGWGLYAESLGSELGLYQDPYSRFGSLDFDMWRSIRLVVDTGMHALGWSRERAIDFFRENTGMADLDVQVEVDRYIVIPGQALAYKIGQLKIRELRTLAERALGPAFDERAFHDVVLLSGAVPLGELEAHVRAWIDRRGRSAEPGR
- a CDS encoding epimerase, whose product is MKVVVFGATGMVGRGVLRECLLDPSVSAVVTVVRRATGVADPKLAELVRPSVADLSGLVGPLTGLDACFFCLGVSVLGKSEAEYTRTTYDLTLAVASTLAGWNPGRLTFVYVSGAGTDSSERGPRVWARVKGRTENALARLPFRAVYFFRPGAIQPRHGIHSNTLAYRIVYAILWPFLPLLLRVAPGSTTTTDRVGRAMIAVARGGVPGPIVDTRAINRLGRDTAGAPSR
- a CDS encoding DinB family protein; the encoded protein is MARVPPRPAPVLSPAQARELLEYDARVFRRFVRRVRRLPLRAARRHREIGHQSLFDTLVHILNVHEVWFGYIALGRASDPELEALFADRRRRPRDWRGFGRYDRRVWATVDAFRRRLTARGMTRPIHVFWMPGRYVVSDAVLQATFEQAHHLGEIIGALWQDDIEPPEMTWIRLARGRPRRRG